In one Leishmania mexicana MHOM/GT/2001/U1103 complete genome, chromosome 19 genomic region, the following are encoded:
- a CDS encoding 4-coumarate:coa ligase-like protein, with protein MLRNTTRWASVLGAQRCGRGVACRSSTLLAGGGVALKAPRALTVPLFSHALTPFLRPVATAMALTHQARFASTTSTPSATATATSAAADAGARIYKSRLPSVMDRVNMERTLYEYLMKRIKAKDPKKIAAVQAENGKELTYSKVIQATDWCARALYHHAKVRKGDVVCMCMLNTIIYGPVVYGALRLGALIAPVNAIAEPSLLAYFMTESNATVILGMRYFRKQLEEAVAIVEKDTGRKVAIHYPEDFFKRWYIWPVPRSYDGLKGATLDDTVAIPFSSGTGGLSKGVKLSNRALIANTEQLGAAFEFSPDDAGITILPFFHIYGFTACLNAGYAHGVMQIVMYKYTVEDYLKASEKYKATVNLVAPPILISLLKNSDKVKQHDLSSLKRFCCGAAPLGPETVEAIEKMLPNVSVTQAYGMTEMAPAVTVPNGLKHKVPGACGVLVADTELRIVKVDDSQQSGTDKSAGIDAEAGAEGEVWVRGPQMMKGYLRDEDTAVCMQDGWYRTGDIGKFDAEAGELVITDRLKELIKYKGFQVSPASLEALLLTHPWVKDCVVIGVPDPRDVSFENPRALVSLQPSVSPKDAVRASDELYRFVMSRMPPHKRLHGGVRIVSEVPRNLSGKLLRRQARKDEAELIKAQMEKASAAKETSAKEAANASA; from the coding sequence ATGCTCCGCAATACGACTCGGTGGGCGAGCGTCCTcggtgcgcagcgctgcggcagagggGTTGCTTGCCGTAGCAGCACCCTGCTTGCTGGTGGAGGCGTAGCCCTTAAAGCACCGCGCGCGTTGACGGTGCCGTTGTTCTCGCATGCCCTGACGCCGTTCTTGAGACCCGTCGCGACAGCCATGGCACTGACGCACCAGGCCCGCTTTGCTTCCACAACGTCGaccccctccgccaccgccacagccaCGTCGGCTGCCGCAGATGCAGGAGCGCGTATCTATAAGTCACGGCTTCCCTCAGTGATGGACAGGGTGAACATGGAGAGGACCCTCTACGAGTACCTCATGAAGCGCATAAAAGCGAAGGACCCGAAGAAAATTGCCGCCGTGCAGGCAGAGAACGGCAAGGAGCTGACCTACTCCAAGGTCATACAAGCCACCGactggtgcgcgcgtgcgctgtaCCATCACGCCAAGGTCCGCAAGGGCGATgtggtgtgcatgtgcatgctCAACACTATCATCTACGGCCCTGTGGTGTACGGTGCGTTGCGCCTCGGCGCCCTCATCGCCCCGGTGAACGCCATCGCGGagccgtcgctgctcgcATACTTCATGACAGAGAGCAACGCCACGGTCATTCTCGGCATGCGTTACTTCCGCAAGCAGCTTGAGGAAGCCGTCGCCATTGTGGAGAAGGACACGGGCAGGAAGGTGGCCATCCACTACCCGGAGGATTTCTTCAAGAGGTGGTACATCTGGCCTGTGCCGCGCAGCTACGATGGGCTGAAGGGCGCCACCCTCGATGATACCGTCGCCATCCCCTTCTCCAGCGGCACGGGCGGCTTGTCTAAGGGTGTGAAGCTGTCGAATCGGGCACTCATCGCCAACACGGAGCAGCTGGGGGCGGCCTTCGAGTTCTCGCCGGACGACGCCGGCATCACGATCCTGCCATTCTTCCACATCTACGGCTTTACTGCCTGTCTCAATGCCGGCTACGCCCACGGCGTGATGCAGATCGTCATGTACAAGTATACCGTCGAGGACTACCTAAAGGCGTCCGAGAAGTACAAGGCGACGGTCAACCTCGTTGCCCCGCCGATCCTCATCTCGTTGCTCAAGAACTCGGACAAGGTGAAGCAGCACGACCTGTCGTCGCTCAAGCGCTTCTGCTGCGGGGCAGCCCCGCTCGGCCCCGAGACGGTGGAGGCGATAGAGAAGATGCTGCCCAACGTGTCCGTTACGCAGGCCTACGGCATGACGGAGATGGCGCCGGCCGTGACGGTGCCCAATGGACTGAAGCACAAGGTGCCAGGCGCCTGCGGTGTGCTTGTGGCAGACACGGAGCTGCGCATCGTGAAGGTGGACGACAGCCAGCAGAGCGGCACAGACAAGTCTGCCGGCATCGACGCAGAGGCCGGCGCGGAGGGtgaggtgtgggtgcgcggTCCGCAGATGATGAAGGGCTACTTGCGCGATGAGGACACGGCCGTGTGCATGCAGGACGGCTGGTACCGCACTGGCGACATTGGCAAGTTCGACGCTGAGGCCGGCGAGCTCGTCATCACGGACCGGCTGAAGGAGCTGATCAAGTACAAGGGCTTCCAGGTGTCGCCGGCCTCCCTGGAGGCGCTCCTGCTGACGCACCCGTGGGTGAAGGACTGCGTGGTGATTGGCGTGCCGGACCCGCGCGACGTGAGCTTTGAGAACCCGCGTGCGCTCGTATCTCTCCAACCGTCAGTGTCTCCCAAAGACGCCGTCCGTGCGTCGGACGAGCTGTACCGCTTCGTCATGTCGCGCATGCCCCCGCACAAGCGGCTGCACGGCGGTGTGCGCATTGTCAGTGAAGTGCCGCGCAACTTGTCTGGCAAGCTGCTGCGTCGGCAGGCCCGCAAGGATGAGGCGGAGCTGATCAAGGCACagatggagaaggcgagcgCGGCCAAGGAGACGTcagcgaaggaggcggcgaaTGCGTCCGCCTGA
- a CDS encoding tRNA pseudouridine synthase A-like protein, with the protein MFADSARHSRWMQEQLQQSRGSSEYAEETAAPRMVRSPHSTANANQRGYAVDEDENGSAVSGAADATAPTALSATADADVLEQELLDDNFLYYPPLTVIGEAGAAEATHALPGGEPERYVPGQQVIPPGMTRYRVDVQYQGSDFDGWYKSVQRTRNGKNGASAGSTATAAADYGAGSRHFAKVVLEEALAVALDVPTVSIVAAVIPETGVSVRRLTCHVDVPSEVELQPRTILQRTTLWLHQRRQPLAVLSCHPCRNQDFHARHNGVRRVYCYRILNRIAPPLFDAGLQWHVDRYLDVPRMQRMARLMEGTHDYGFFADSKMANALRRAAASSTGSGRGGPVVSSAYSAEHEPLTSHGLRRGEAPAAPKVTVERGLSQLERAAALPTFNEYGQRVITYQAKPHEYHKARTNLPTIRTLDKIEVVRQEDEILIWFVGQSFLRHQIRNMVSVLKAGGHGLWDDQELQHAFQSGFEVSRKKFKRERLSPAPVHGLTLWDVEYPAQHRSDFVPYVDAGPYEPVDVSTQH; encoded by the coding sequence ATGTTCGCCGACAGCGCGCGGCACTCGCGATGGATGCAggagcagcttcagcagTCACGCGGAAGCTCGGAGTACGCGgaagagacggcggcgccacggaTGGTGCGCTCTCCCCACAGCACCGCGAACGCCAACCAACGTGGTTACGCCGTTGACGAAGACGAAAATGGCAGTGCCGTGTCGGGCGCGGCAGATGCGACGGCACCCACAGCGCTGTCGGCCACCGCAGATGCCGACGTGTTGGAGCAAGAGTTGCTGGACGACAACTTCCTGTACTACCCGCCGCTGACAGTCATCGGCGAAGCGGGAGCTGCTGAGGCGACGCACGCTCTCCCGGGTGGCGAACCGGAGAGGTACGTCCCTGGCCAGCAGGTCATTCCGCCCGGCATGACGCGCTACCGGGTCGATGTGCAGTATCAAGGCAGTGATTTTGACGGGTGGTACAAGTCTGTGCAACGGACGAGAAACGGCAAGAATGGTGCATCAGCTGGCAGCACCGCTACTGCTGCGGCAGACTACGGCGCCGGCTCTCGCCACTTCGCCAAGGtcgtgctggaggaggcgctagCTGTCGCGCTGGACGTGCCGACGGTGAGCATCGTTGCCGCTGTCATTCCAGAGACGGGCGTGTCGGTGCGCCGCCTGACGTGCCATGTAGACGTGCCGAgcgaggtggagctgcaACCACGCACCATCCTGCAGCGCACGACACTGTGGCTGCATCAGCGTCGACAGCCGCTTGCCGTTCTCAGCTGTCACCCATGCCGTAACCAGGATTTCCATGCCCGACACAACGGAGTGCGGCGGGTGTACTGCTACCGCATTCTAAACCGCATTGCACCTCCCCTGTTTGACGCAGGGTTGCAGTGGCACGTGGACCGCTACCTCGATGTCCCGCGCATGCAGCGCATGGCACGTCTCATGGAAGGGACACACGATTACGGCTTCTTTGCTGACAGCAAGATGGCGAACGCAttgcggcgcgctgctgcctcttctACCGGAAGCGGTCGAGGGGGGCCGGTGGTGTCTTCGGCGTACAGCGCGGAGCATGAGCCACTAACTAGCCACGGCCTGAGGCGTGGCgaggcgccagcggcgccgaagGTGACGGTCGAGCGCGGTCTTTCTCAGCTCGAGCGCGCTGCGGCCTTGCCGACCTTCAACGAGTACGGCCAGCGCGTCATCACGTACCAAGCGAAGCCGCACGAGTACCACAAAGCCCGCACAAACCTCCCGACCATCCGCACACTCGACAAGATTGAAGTGGTGCGGCAGGAGGACGAGATTCTCATCTGGTTTGTCGGTCAGTCCTTCCTGCGCCATCAGATCCGCAACATGGTGAGCGTGCTCAAAGCAGGCGGGCACGGCCTCTGGGACGATCAGGAGCTCCAGCACGCCTTTCAGAGCGGCTTCGAGGTATCGCGCAAGAAGTTCAAGCGCGAGCGCCTATCTCCAGCACCTGTTCATGGCCTCACGCTGTGGGACGTCGAGTACCCCGCGCAGCACCGGTCAGACTTTGTACCCTACGTAGATGCGGGACCTTACGAGCCCGTGGACGTCTCGACGCAGCACTAG